In the genome of Mixta calida, the window GCTTTTATTCACGCCTGTCATCAATTCACCCGGGAAAAACGGCTATGAACGAAGCCACACTGGCCCCAGGACGTCGGCTGTCACAGATCCGTCAGGAATTAGGTTTATCACAACGGCGCGTCGCGGAGCTTGCCGGACTGACGCACAGCGCCATCAGCACCATTGAACAGGATAAAGTCAGCCCCGCCGTCAGCACGCTACAAAAGCTGCTGAAGGTCTATGGGCTGTCGCTGTCGGAGTTTTTTTCGGAGCCCCTGAAAAATACGCCGCCGAAAATTGTGATCGAGCCGCAGGAGCTGATCGACATCGGCAGTCAGGGCGTCTCGCTGAAGCTGATTCATAACGGCAACGCAAGTCATAATCTGGCGATGCTGCTGGAAACCTATGAGCCGGGCGCCACTACCGGCGAAAAAATTCGTCATCCCGGCGAAGAGACCGGCACGCTGCTGGAGGGAGAAATCACCCTGACCATCGGCGGCCAGAGCTATCAGTTACAGGCCGGGCAGAGCTACGTTATCGATACCGGTCTGCCGCACAGCTTCAGCAATACCTCAACGCGGCCCTGTCGCATCGTCAGCGCCCATACGCCCGCCAGCTTCTGAACCGCTAAGGAGACCCGCCGTGAATTATGTCGACAGCTATTACGCCGCAACGGTTAATCCGCATCAACCCTGGCCGCACCTGGATGGCTCGGTGCAGTGCGACGTTTGCATTATCGGCGCGGGATTCACCGGCCTCTCCTCCGCGCTGTTTCTGACCGAAGCGGGCTATGACGTGGTGGTGCTGGAGGCGGCGCGCGTCGGCTACGGCGCCAGCGGGCGCAACGGCGGCCAGGTGGTTAACTCCTACAGCCGCGACATTGACGTTATTGAACAGCGTTACGGCGTCGACGCAGCGCGTATGCTCGGCAGCATGATGTTTGAGGGCGCGGACATTATCCGCGACCGCATCGATCGTTATGCTATCGCCTGCGACTACCGTCCCGGCGGTATCTTCGCCGCGTTGAATGCACGCCAGATGCAGCATCTGCGCAATCAGCAGCGGCTGTGGGAACGCTACGGCAATCATGAGCTGGAATTGCTGGACGAACGCGGCATTCGCCGTGAAATTGCAACGGAACGCTACGTCGGCGGACTGCTGGATCGTCGCGGCGGCCATCTCCATCCGTTGAATCTGGCGCTGGGCGAGGCGGAGGCGATACGACGGCACGGCGGCCGCATCTATGAACAATCGGCGGTGGAACAGGTCATCTACGGCGCGCCGCATCTGATTAAAACCGCGCGCGGCGACGTCAGCGCCAAATTTGTGATTTTCGCCGGCAACGCCTATCTGGCGCCGGAGCTGGAGCCGCGCCTGAGTCGAAAAAGCATGCCCTGCGGATCGCAGATCGTTACCACCGAGCCGCTCAGCAACGATCAGGCGCTGGCGCTGCTGCCGGACAACTACTGCGTGGAGGATTGCAATTATCTGCTGGACTACTTCCGGCTGACCGCCGACAACCGGCTGCTCTATGGCGGCGGCGTGATTTACGGCGCGCGCGAGCCGCAGGACATTGAGGCGCTGATTCGGCCCAAGCTGTTAAAAACCTTCCCGCAGTTAAAGAACGTCAAGTTGAGTCACTGCTGGAGCGGCAACTTTTTGCTGACGCTGTCGCGCATGCCGCAACTGGGGCGGCTGGAGAAGCAGGCTTACTATATTCAGGGGGACAGCGGACACGGCGTCACCTTTACCCATCTGGCGGGCAAGCTGGTGGCGGAAGCGCTGCGCGGCGACGCCGAGCGTTTCGACGCCTTCGCCAAACTGCCGCATCTCCCCTTCCCCGGCGGCCGACGCTTTAAGGTGCCGCTGACCGCCGTCGGCGCCGCCTGGTACGCGCTGCGCGATCGGCTGGGCGTTTAGCGACGCCTTACGCTGCGACAAACCGCGCTTCGCAGAACAACAGGCGGCCCGCCAGCCGCGCTGTTCCGCTGGCTTTAGCCCAGCGGCATTTTAATCGGATCGGGATAGCGATACTCAAATCCCAGCTCATCGCAAATTTTACTGCCGTCCACCAGCTTGCCCTTCTCACGCGCGGCAGGCGCGAAAGTCGGCGGCGTCAGCCCCAGCTGGCGCGCCACCGATGGATAAAAGTCCTGACGGGAAGGATGCGCCGGCGCGCAGAGATTATAGGTGCGTCCGCCCTTCGGCGTTTGCAGCAACAGAATAATCGCCTCGACCACATCATCCAGATGGACCAGATTAACGCCATGTTCGCCGTCGCGCACCTCAGTCTTGCCCGCCAGAAAGCGGCCCGGATGACGCTTCGGTCCTACCAGTCCCGCCAGCCGCAGAATATCGACCGAAGTGCCGGGCAGATCGTGCAGCCAGTTTTCCAGCTCTACCAGCGTTTTACCGGCGACGGTGACCGGCTGTAACGGGCTATGCTCTTTCACCACGCCATTGCCGTCGCCATAAACCGATGTGGAGCTGGTGAAGATGATGCGCGGCACGCTGAACGCCAGCGCGCTGTCGACCAGGTTTTGCACCGCGCGCAGATAATGTTCGCCGCCCTCCACGGTGCGGCTGGCCGGCAGCGTCACCACCAGCGCGTCCACCGCCAGCAGCGCCTCCAGCTCATCCGCATCGCACTCCAGCTCCGGCGTTAAGGTCAACTGACAGCTTTCAATGCCGCACATGCGCGCCGCCTCGACGCCGTCCGGCGTCGTTTTGCTGCCGGTAACCTGCCAGCCGCGCGACGTCAGCGCCATCGCCAGCGGCATTCCCAGCCATCCAAGACCTACAATCGCGACTTTTTTCATCTCTGCTCCTGAGGCGTCAGCCTGTTTTCTTCTAAGGCTACGCCACGCTCCTGAGCATGACAATCTTCGTTGAAAAAGAGATTTGCGCCGCGCGCGAAAAAACGGTTGCCAATCGCCCTCTTCTCCGCTAGGTTAATTGACAGGCAAATGAATATACATGCAGAGAATTTTATGACACGCGTTCAGTTCAACCATCACCACCACCATCACCCTGACTAGTCTTTCAGGCGATGTGTGCTGGAAGACAATTGATCTTCCAGTGGTGCAGAGCGCGATAAGAGCCCCGGAAGATCTTCTTCCGGGGGCTTTTTTTTGGCTGACTGCGACCGACCGGATAAATGACAAGAGGACTGGAGAGATGTTAGATAACACCCGTTTACGCATAGCTATGCAAAAATCTGGCCGTTTAAGCGATGAATCGCGCGAGCTTCTGGCGCGCTGCGGCATCAAAATCAACCTGCAGCAGCAGCGCCTGATCGCCTTTGCTGAGAATATGCCGATCGATATTTTGCGCGTGCGTGACGACGATATTCCGGGCCTCGTGATGGACGGCGTGGTGGATCTCGGCATCGTCGGCGAAAACGTGCTGGAAGAAGAGCTGCTGACCCGCCGCGCGCAGGGCGAAGACCCGCGCTACTTTACCCTGCGCCGCCTCGATTTCGGCGGCTGTCGCCTGTCGCTGGCGATGCCGGTGGACGAGGAATATAACGGCGTCCAGTGTCTTCAGGGTTCGCGCATCGCCACCTCCTATCCTCACCTGCTGAAACAGTATCTTGATAAACAGGGCGTCGCTTTTAAATCCTGTCTGCTGAACGGCTCGGTGGAAGTCGCGCCGCGCGCTGGCCTGGCCGATGCCATCTGCGACCTGGTTTCAACCGGCGCGACGCTGGAAGCGAACGGCCTGCGCGAAGTGGAAGTGATTTACCGTTCCAAAGCGGTGCTGATCCAGCGCGACGGCGAACTGTCGGCGGCGAAACAGGAGCTGGTAGATAAATTGATGACGCGCATTCAGGGCGTGATCAAAGCGCGCGAATCGAAATATATCATGCTGCACGCGCCGAGCGAGCGGCTGGAAGAAGTGATCGCGCTGCTGCCGGGCGCCGAGCGTCCGACGGTGCTGCCGCTGGCGGGCGACCAGAGCCGCCTGGCGATGCACATGGTCAGCAGCGAAACCCTGTTCTGGGAAACGATGGAAAAACTGAAGGCGCTGGGCGCCAGTTCGATCCTGGTACTGCCGATTGAGAAGATGATGGAGTAAACCCATGAGCCGCTTTGACACGCTTACCGACTGGCAGCAGTGCGACGAGGCGCAGCAGCAGGCGCTGCTGACCCGCCCGGCGATCTCCGCCTCGGACAATATTACCCAAACGGTGAAAACCATTCTTACCCGCGTCCGCGAAGCGGGCGACACCGCCCTGCGCGAATACAGCGCGGCCTTCGATAAGGCGCAGGTGGACGAACTGCGCGTCGGTCCGGCGCAGATCGCCGCGGCGGCGGAGCGGCTGAGCGACGACGTCAGGCAGGCGATGGCGGCAGCCGTCGCCAATATCGAGACCTTCCACCGCGCCCAGCAGCTGCCTGCCGTGGATATTGAAACCCAGCCCGGCGTGCGCTGTCAGCAGGTGACCCGCCCGATTCGCTCGGTCGGCCTCTATATTCCCGGCGGCTCGGCGCCGCTCTTTTCAACCGTGCTGATGCTGGCGACCCCGGCGCGCATCGCCGGCTGCCAGCGCGTGGTGCTCTGCTCGCCGCCGCCGATCGCCGATGAGATCCTGTACGCCGCGCAATTGTGCGGCGTGGAGGAGGTATTCCAGGTCGGCGGCGCGCAGGCGATCGCCGCGCTGGCCTTCGGTACCGAATCAGTACCGAAAGTCGATAAAATCTTCGGCCCCGGCAACGCGTGGGTGACCGAGGCGAAGCGTCAGGTGAGCCAGCGTCTTGACGGCGCGGCGATCGATATGCCCGCCGGGCCTTCTGAAGTGCTGGTGATTGCCGACGAGGAAGCCACGCCCGCCTTTGTCGCTTCCGATCTGCTGTCGCAGGCGGAGCATGGCCCCGACTCGCAGGTGATTCTGCTGACCCCGTCGCGTCAGCTGGCGCAGGCGGTGGCGGAAGCGGTGGAAGCGCAGCTGGCCCAGCTGCCGCGCGCCGAGACCGCGCGTCAGGCGCTCGCCAGCAGCCGCCTGATCGTGGCGCGCGATTTGCAGCAGTGCGTAGAGATATCCAACCGCTACGGACCGGAGCATTTGATTATTCAGACGCGCCAGCCGCGCGAGCTGGTGGAACAGATCACCAGCGCCGGATCGGTGTTTCTCGGCGACTGGTCGCCGGAATCGGCGGGCGACTACGCCTCCGGCACCAACCATGTGCTGCCGACCTACGGCTATACCGCCACCTGCTCCAGCCTGGGGCTGGCGGATTTCCAGAAGCGCATGACGGTGCAGGAACTGACGCCGCAGGGCTTCCTGAACCTGGCGCCGACCATTGAGACGCTGGCTGCCGCAGAGCAGCTCATCGCCCATAAAAATGCCGTTACGCTGCGCGTCGCCGCGCTGAAGGAGAAAGTATGAGTGACAATATCGTCCGGCTGGCGCGCGCCAACGTGCAGGCGCTGACGCCCTATCAGTCCGCGCGTCGTCTCGGCGGCAACGGCGACGTCTGGCTGAACGCCAACGAATATCCGCTGCCGGTACCGTTCGAGCTGTCGCAGCAGACGCTGAACCGCTACCCGGAATGCCAGCCGAAGCAGGTAATTGAACGCTACGCCGCCTACGCCGGACTGTCGCCGGAGCAGGTGCTGGTCAGCCGCGGCGCGGACGAAGGCATCGAGCTGCTGATGCGCGCCTTCTGCGAGCCGGGTCAGGACGCAATCCTGTTCTGCCCGCCGACCTATGGCATGTACAGCGTCAGCGCCGAAACCATCGGCATCGAATATCGCACCGTGGCGGCGCTGGAGAACTGGCAGCTGAACCTGCCCGCCATCGCCGCCGCGCTGCCGGGCGTCAAGCTGGTCTATATGTGCAGTCCCAACAATCCGACCGGCAACCTGATCAATAGAGACGATATTCGTCAACTGCTGGAGATGACGCGCGGCAAAGCGCTGGTGGTGGCGGACGAAGCCTATATCGAGTTCTGCCCGCAGGCGACGCTTGCGAGCTGGATCGCGGAATATCCGCACCTCGTGGTGCTGCGCACGCTGTCGAAAGCCTTTGCGCTGGCGGGGCTGCGCTGCGGCTTTACCCTAGCGAATCCGGCGGTGATCGCGCTGCTGTTAAAAGTGATCGCGCCCTATCCGCTGTCGACGCCGGT includes:
- the hisD gene encoding histidinol dehydrogenase — encoded protein: MSRFDTLTDWQQCDEAQQQALLTRPAISASDNITQTVKTILTRVREAGDTALREYSAAFDKAQVDELRVGPAQIAAAAERLSDDVRQAMAAAVANIETFHRAQQLPAVDIETQPGVRCQQVTRPIRSVGLYIPGGSAPLFSTVLMLATPARIAGCQRVVLCSPPPIADEILYAAQLCGVEEVFQVGGAQAIAALAFGTESVPKVDKIFGPGNAWVTEAKRQVSQRLDGAAIDMPAGPSEVLVIADEEATPAFVASDLLSQAEHGPDSQVILLTPSRQLAQAVAEAVEAQLAQLPRAETARQALASSRLIVARDLQQCVEISNRYGPEHLIIQTRQPRELVEQITSAGSVFLGDWSPESAGDYASGTNHVLPTYGYTATCSSLGLADFQKRMTVQELTPQGFLNLAPTIETLAAAEQLIAHKNAVTLRVAALKEKV
- a CDS encoding NAD(P)/FAD-dependent oxidoreductase, translating into MNYVDSYYAATVNPHQPWPHLDGSVQCDVCIIGAGFTGLSSALFLTEAGYDVVVLEAARVGYGASGRNGGQVVNSYSRDIDVIEQRYGVDAARMLGSMMFEGADIIRDRIDRYAIACDYRPGGIFAALNARQMQHLRNQQRLWERYGNHELELLDERGIRREIATERYVGGLLDRRGGHLHPLNLALGEAEAIRRHGGRIYEQSAVEQVIYGAPHLIKTARGDVSAKFVIFAGNAYLAPELEPRLSRKSMPCGSQIVTTEPLSNDQALALLPDNYCVEDCNYLLDYFRLTADNRLLYGGGVIYGAREPQDIEALIRPKLLKTFPQLKNVKLSHCWSGNFLLTLSRMPQLGRLEKQAYYIQGDSGHGVTFTHLAGKLVAEALRGDAERFDAFAKLPHLPFPGGRRFKVPLTAVGAAWYALRDRLGV
- a CDS encoding SDR family oxidoreductase, translating into MKKVAIVGLGWLGMPLAMALTSRGWQVTGSKTTPDGVEAARMCGIESCQLTLTPELECDADELEALLAVDALVVTLPASRTVEGGEHYLRAVQNLVDSALAFSVPRIIFTSSTSVYGDGNGVVKEHSPLQPVTVAGKTLVELENWLHDLPGTSVDILRLAGLVGPKRHPGRFLAGKTEVRDGEHGVNLVHLDDVVEAIILLLQTPKGGRTYNLCAPAHPSRQDFYPSVARQLGLTPPTFAPAAREKGKLVDGSKICDELGFEYRYPDPIKMPLG
- the hisG gene encoding ATP phosphoribosyltransferase — protein: MLDNTRLRIAMQKSGRLSDESRELLARCGIKINLQQQRLIAFAENMPIDILRVRDDDIPGLVMDGVVDLGIVGENVLEEELLTRRAQGEDPRYFTLRRLDFGGCRLSLAMPVDEEYNGVQCLQGSRIATSYPHLLKQYLDKQGVAFKSCLLNGSVEVAPRAGLADAICDLVSTGATLEANGLREVEVIYRSKAVLIQRDGELSAAKQELVDKLMTRIQGVIKARESKYIMLHAPSERLEEVIALLPGAERPTVLPLAGDQSRLAMHMVSSETLFWETMEKLKALGASSILVLPIEKMME
- the hisL gene encoding his operon leader peptide, which gives rise to MTRVQFNHHHHHHPD
- the hisC gene encoding histidinol-phosphate transaminase, whose amino-acid sequence is MSDNIVRLARANVQALTPYQSARRLGGNGDVWLNANEYPLPVPFELSQQTLNRYPECQPKQVIERYAAYAGLSPEQVLVSRGADEGIELLMRAFCEPGQDAILFCPPTYGMYSVSAETIGIEYRTVAALENWQLNLPAIAAALPGVKLVYMCSPNNPTGNLINRDDIRQLLEMTRGKALVVADEAYIEFCPQATLASWIAEYPHLVVLRTLSKAFALAGLRCGFTLANPAVIALLLKVIAPYPLSTPVADIAAQALSAEGIALMRSHVVELNANRSWLATTLATLPCVEQVFPSETNYLLARFTDSPRVFKTLWDQGIILRDQNKNPGLAGCLRISIGTRTECERLIAALQTLPGTVEQA
- the puuR gene encoding HTH-type transcriptional regulator PuuR, producing MNEATLAPGRRLSQIRQELGLSQRRVAELAGLTHSAISTIEQDKVSPAVSTLQKLLKVYGLSLSEFFSEPLKNTPPKIVIEPQELIDIGSQGVSLKLIHNGNASHNLAMLLETYEPGATTGEKIRHPGEETGTLLEGEITLTIGGQSYQLQAGQSYVIDTGLPHSFSNTSTRPCRIVSAHTPASF